In Balaenoptera acutorostrata chromosome 3, mBalAcu1.1, whole genome shotgun sequence, the genomic stretch CCAGgtcactgccccctccccagcctgggcaCAGGAGGGGCCCCCTTTGGCCCTCAGCCTCCCTCTCTCCTACCTTCTGCTGCTCctcatttacataaattatctctCCCCAATTATCCATCCAGCTGTCCCAACTGTGATCTGTGAATGAATTAAAAACGGGATATAATTTAATAATGGCTGATTAGAAGGAGATTAGTtgttatataaaaaggaaaagccaAGAGCCAGCTAGTTGCCCTTAATCTGAGCCAATACCATCGTTATTCAGGAAAGGCTACCCTGGCCATCATCAGGCAAGGCAGGCATGAGGATGAGGGTTAGGGGAGAGCCCAGGTGGGGCCAGACCACCCCAGAGAGATCAGGGCACTGGGAGCTGGGAATCTGAGTCCCAGGCAACTCCTGTTACTTCCCTGGGCCTTGCTCCGTCCTTCTAAGTGGGTTGGGTAGTTTCTGGGGCCCCTTCTTGCTCTAAAGTCTAGACGCCCTGAAAGCAAACCACTGGGCTTTCCCAAGGCAGCCACTGCCTCCACAATAGAGCCTGCCCAGCCCCTGCTGGCGTAAGAACTGGGGGTTCAAGAGTCTGGTGCCTCCTAGGAACACACAGCAGCTGGGGATGCAGACCTCCCCAGAAGGGGACCTGGCTGTCTGGGGTAAGTGGTAGAGAAGGGACTGGGGTTGGTTGCACCAGGAAGGCTCCATGGAGGAGAGACTGGCTGAAACAAAGAGTGTGTGAGTGCCCAGCAGGATCTCTGGGCCCCCTTGCCCTCAGGTGAATGACTGGATGTAGTGGCAAGGACATGTCTCCGAGATTCACAGTCATCCGTTCAGCCTCAGCTCATgtgcacctcctccaggaagcctgccctgatCTCCCCAGCTTTGGGGTCTCCCGAGTGCTCCCATATTTGTCCACCTGCTTATGGTGTCCATCTGCTTATGGGGCATTTGTGTTCCTGTTTGTGAgttcctcaagggcagggaccaGCTTTTTATCTTTACGCCACCAGTGCCAGGTACACAATTTTTGCTCAACAACATCATTGAATAAATAAAGATACCTCCTCCAGAAAGCCGTCTGTGATTGCCCTAGTGTGGGTTCTGTGCTCCCAAGGTACACTGCGattatgcctttaaaaataagGTAAGTCGGGCTCAGGACAGACAGAAGCTCCGGGAGGAGGGTGGGTctggcctggggggcggggggggggggagggggggactaGAAACTTGGGGGAGGAGCTTGAGCGCCAGCCGCTGTCCCAGTTCTGCCAGCAATCGAGTGTAAGTGTCTGGTTATTACCCTACCGCAATACGAGCGTGGGCCGCGGTACTGGAGAGGCCAGTGGCTCGCTTGCCCGGCAAGAGTACTTGCGCGCGCTATCGGCAGCAGGGAATGGAAGCGGAGGACGCAGGCAGCTATTCCCTCCAGCAAGCGCAAGCTTTTTATACGTTTCCATTCCAACAAAAGATGACTGAAGTTCCTAATATGGCAGTTATGAATGAACAAGAAATGCCAGCAGAagttccagccccagctcctgcTCAGGAACCCACACAAGAGACtccaaaaggaaggaaaggaaaacccaGAACAACAGAACCAAAAACACCAGTGGAACCCAAAAAACCTGCTGAGGCCAAAAAATCTGGCAAGTccacaaaatcaaaagaaaagcaagaaaaaattacaGACACGTTTAAAGTGAAAAGTAGACCGGTTCAATAGTGTTTCAGAAGCTGAACTTTTGACCAAGACTCTACCGGACATTTTGACCTTCAATCTGGACATTGTGATTATTGGCATAAACCCAGGACTAATGGCTGCTTACAAAGGGCATCATTACCCTGGACCTGGAAACCATTTTTGGAAGTGTCTGTTTATATCAGGGCTGAGTGAGGTCCAACTGAATCACATGGATGATCATACTTCACCAGGGAAATAGGATATTGGATTTACCAATATGGTGGAAAGGATAACACCAGGCAGCAAGGATCTTTCCGGTAAAGAATTTTGTGAAGGAGGACGTATTCTAGTGCAGAAATTACAGAAATATCAGCCATGAATAACAGTGTTTAATGGAAACTGTATTTATGAAATTTTTAGTAAGGAAGTTTTTGGAGTAAAAGTTAAGAACTTAGAATTTGGACTTCAACTGCATAAGATCCCAGACACAGAAACTCTCTGCTATGTTATGCCATCATCCTGTGCAAGATGTGCTCAGTTTCCTCGAGCCCAGGACAAAGTTCATTACTACATTAAGCTGAAGGACTTAAGAGATCAGTTGAAAGGCATTGAACGAAACACAGACATTCAAGAGGTGCAATATACATTCGACCTGCAGCTAGCCCAAGAGGATGCGAAGAAGAtggctgtgaaggaagaaaaatatgatcTGGGTTATGAAGCAGCGTGCGGTGGTGCTTATGGTGAAAATCCGTGCAGTAGTGAACCTTGCAGCTTCTCTTCAAATGGGCTGGCAGCTGACAGTGGAGAATCAACTTTCAGTGACATTCCAAATGGGCAGTGGATGACCCAGTCATTTACAGACCAGATTCCTTCCTTTAATAATCACTGTGCGATGCaagaacaggaagaaggaaacCATGCTTAAGGATGGTGTTTCTCAGCCCTGCTTAAATGCTGCAGTTTCAATGCAGTTGTCAAGAAGTGGCCCTTGGTTTCTTAACTGaagtattttattcatattttactcTGGTGATGTAATCATGGTACAGTAGAATCAACTGTACAGACCTAAGTAGTTTGGAAGGAGAAAGTAGAGTTTTTTGTGTATGAGTTTTTGTATTGGAATTAATCATCATTCCAGCTTTTTATAAACTATCTTTCATTTATGaagaaattgattttcttttggGAGTCACTTTTAAcctgtaatttaaaaatgcaagagtCTGCATATTTACACTTGATTATTAACTGTTCATAAACTTGGCTGCACCGTTATCCCTTTCATACGTTAAGAAGGGCATGCTAATGATAAGATTCCCATTGGTAAAGAGGCAAATGTGCTGATTTTCATCTGTGAGGTTAACCCTCCGTGGAGTCTCATTTGGTAGTTTTTAGTGGTGTTTGATGGGCTTCCTTAGTTGTATTCACACTCAGACCTCCTTGCTTTACCAGTGGTGAGTGTCTGTGAGAGTTGCTTGGTAGTAGAATTGGAGAGTATGGCCTTGCAGCAGCAAGGCTAACCCAGCCTTACCTTTCAGGGCCGTGAGCCCTGGCTTTGGCCCTCTCACCCCCATGTGCTGGTCCTCTAGTAGGCAGAAACTATTCTGCTGGGATGGTAAGTTCCAGAGAGTGCAGAAGACCTTTTAAATTTTGCTACTTCATCTGTGTTTTACTTGAGAGACATACATTTGATAGGGAAGGAACTGAATTTCTCTCTCAGTATCTATCACCATTCAAATTTTATCCTCCTTGGCTTTAAGCATGTAACATGGAAATGATGAGAAACGAACTTTCAGGTTGAGTAACAAGAGGCTGGAGGTGTTTGATAATCTTATTTAAACTGGTGCTTTATATACATGAGAtgtactaaaataaataatacaggaTTTTTCTTGCTAGGTAAATCGAATAagccagtaatttaaaaaaattctttctcttcATCATT encodes the following:
- the LOC103011082 gene encoding LOW QUALITY PROTEIN: G/T mismatch-specific thymine DNA glycosylase-like (The sequence of the model RefSeq protein was modified relative to this genomic sequence to represent the inferred CDS: inserted 2 bases in 1 codon; substituted 2 bases at 2 genomic stop codons) encodes the protein MEAEDAGSYSLQQAQAFYTFPFQQKMTEVPNMAVMNEQEMPAEVPAPAPAQEPTQETPKGRKGKPRTTEPKTPVEPKKPAEAKKSGKSTKSKEKQEKITDTFKVXKVDRFNSVSEAELLTKTLPDILTFNLDIVIIGINPGLMAAYKGHHYPGPGNHFWKCLFISGLSEVQLNHMDDHTSPGKXDIGFTNMVERITPGSKDLSGKEFCEGGRILVQKLQKYQPXITVFNGNCIYEIFSKEVFGVKVKNLEFGLQLHKIPDTETLCYVMPSSCARCAQFPRAQDKVHYYIKLKDLRDQLKGIERNTDIQEVQYTFDLQLAQEDAKKMAVKEEKYDLGYEAACGGAYGENPCSSEPCSFSSNGLAADSGESTFSDIPNGQWMTQSFTDQIPSFNNHCAMQEQEEGNHA